The proteins below come from a single Eptesicus fuscus isolate TK198812 chromosome 5, DD_ASM_mEF_20220401, whole genome shotgun sequence genomic window:
- the RNASE11 gene encoding probable ribonuclease 11, which produces MEASLLLLCLRLILVGSSGNKMETIKEEFSEEEMQNDLAKSDQEKQTIEILMNLILLYKNISLSISKDIVSSLSTFRRLHYSFPKGNSPGNDKECYNDIVIWRKVSEANGSCKLSNNFILGSMEVICRPLKTPSCKRRQNLGISCFESPELEITMGQLTTGQQFPRCQYHSVTSLKKILSVLTGHSLMSWLVSGSRL; this is translated from the coding sequence ATGGAGGCCTCTCTGCTGCTACTCTGCCTGAGGTTGATTCTTGTAGGATCTTCaggaaacaaaatggagacaattaAAGAAGAATTTTCAGAGGAAGAGATGCAAAATGACTTGGCAAAAAGTGACCAAGAAAAACAGACCATTGAGATATTAATGAACTTGATTCTCTTGTATAAAAATATTAGCCTTAGCATATCCAAGGATATTGTGTCTTCATTATCAACATTCAGAAGATTACATTATAGCTTCCCCAAGGGAAACAGTCCAGGTAATGACAAAGAGTGTTACAATGACATAGTGATCTGGAGAAAAGTTTCAGAAGCTAATGGGTCATGCAAGTTGAGCAATAACTTTATTCTTGGCTCCATGGAAGTGATCTGCAGGCCCCTCAAGACCCCCAGCTGCAAGCGTAGACAGAATCTTGGCATAAGCTGTTTTGAAAGCCCAGAACTGGAGATAACTATGGGCCAGCTTACTACAGGCCAACAGTTCCCCAGGTGCCAATACCACAGTGTTAcctcattaaagaaaatattgtcaGTGCTAACAGGTCATTCTCTGATGAGCTGGTTAGTTAGTGGCTCTAGATTGTAA